From the Helianthus annuus cultivar XRQ/B chromosome 17, HanXRQr2.0-SUNRISE, whole genome shotgun sequence genome, the window tataataaaactaggttagaaccccgtatatcacacggtttgaataaatataattttatatactaactaataaaatagttacatcttttaaaaactcGTGTATCACGATTTGAATAAACACATGTCTTACACGAATAATGTATTCCATTAACACATTTAGTCATCAAGATGTGTTTTCTAACAAAATGAACTTTCaggtactatttacttattgtaaCATCTCCCTTTATTTTTAATTAGGTTAAAGAGTTGTGTATTACAtggtttataacattttactttgttttttttatttattattaggttagaaacttacgtattacatgatgttggataatcagcagaaaaaaaaaagaaaaaaaatattttagtaaaaagtattaaatatataaaagataagctgaatattatgatttaataatattatttcatTAGAGTGTAAAACGGGATAATAGAATCCTTTATTAGAAGTAGGATTTTAAATCAACCAcatgtataaaaaatatatatattctacatgtattgaataaatccttttaacgaaacagttgattaaaataaatatttttattttaatatgtgattatcagttatccttgtccttatcatcaaaatataaaaacaattaaaactaccaattaaataaaatctttatctttataaatatttaaaacgcttataaatttttttagattttaatcTAGAATGAATTTTAGATTTACTCTTAGTTTAGTACCTTCAAAATGATCTCATGTTCGgttaataaatattataataaaattttgattttagtCTATAGATACTAAACCAAATTATTTTCGTCAATTAAAATCGATTGTATAAATTGCAAATATAAATTTTTTCCCCGCAAGTTAGTGGAAATTTTCAATATTTATTATTAAAATATATGTATTAAAATGACAACACATATATTTCTAGAGATGCACGAGAACTTGTCAAAAACCATTCAAATTCAAAAAAATGTTTTACATTTATTAATATCATTCGAATACACAGTTAAACAAtaaatttacacgtttaatttttcatgtattttaaaataaaaacaattacacatgtgtaagtttgctaTTAAGAATGATTTTAAGAGGAGagataaattatttaaaaaattatttttttatgttgTATTTTCATTATAATGAGGGTTGTATTAAcaaaaaaataatttgattgattttttcatgttttcatgGTTTTCATTGTATTttgcgttctcaagataacccgcttcaacatgtttaaaacattattttttaacatattaatatatatttatgttcattaaaaatttttatatatttttgtacAATTTTATATTTGTTACCAACTCAAAGTTACTATTAATTGTTGAAGATTAAGGatttaaaaaagaaattaaataAACTGAATATTACATGGAAGAGAAAATATACATTGTACACCGAATAGGGTATATATGTTATGTTGAACAGAAATGTGATATGGCTCAAAAACGTTGGTGTCATTTATTAGCACCAAATTCAAATAGAAGATCACGCGAAAACTCAGGATGTATGTAGATGAATAGGTGCTTGAGGATCGAGAATAAATGAGCATGATAAGTGATATCAAAGAGACATTTGATAGACTTAGTACTAATAAATGTTCTTTTGGGGTGTACGAAGGGAAATTCATGGGGTGGTCTTCACGAGTTTACCTAAGATGGCCCACGAGCCGTTGTGGCTAATATGGCATCCTTAAGATCAATCAAGAATGGTCAACGCGTGAATGACTACATAGTGACCCTCAACATATTTTTGTTAAAGATGGTGGAAATGACTTTGTCTTTCATTGCTaccctcaagaaatgtttagagaaaaatagttttttttttttatagatgAACAGTTTCTTCTAGACAAACGAAGCGGAAACGACCTTCCAGGACATGAAGAGCCACATCTCTCGGCTACCAACGCTCACCACCCCGACCCTAATGAAATGTTGACGTTATACTTATTGACCTCTTGAAAAGCTTTTGGTGTAGTGCTAGTAAAAGAGGAAAAAAAAAGGGTTCAACCACGCATTTAAAAACTTGAAAACTCGATACCCCCAGATAGAGAAACTAGCCCTTGCCTTGGTGTATGTGTCTAAAAATTGAGTTGGTGTTTCCAAGCACATCCAATACATGTACTAACTGAGCAGCCACTCCCGCAAGTGCTAGATACCGGGAGATCAATGATATTGAATATCAACCCCGAAGTCCCGAACGTGAATCAAATGGAGAATTATGGATAATATCCTATGTCTCACTGAAAGAGCAACATGATTTTTTCCTTGTCAGCCGAGGAAGAAAAGGATTCCATTGCAAACAAATCAAGGTATTGAAGAAACACCAAACTAATATAGTGATTAGTTTGTGGTTAGTGCCTCGATAAATAAGGTTAATTTTATTTGCCCCGTCCAAGCTGTGATGTGAGGATCctgcaaaacactaaacataCCATTAAGCTCGTTACAAGGAGGGGAATAGGGGGGTTCTCCTCTAACCACTCTtcggcgtgaggataagtataTGCTTTGTGGATATAAGTATCTAATTAAGAGTGAGAGAGCAAGGAAGCTGGATCCTTTAAACCTGCAGGTGAAGATCACTATGTATAGCTGGAGTAGTGTGGAAGgggatgggctgatgggccttggcctgtagtcgacaacaaggaatatccgtTTTAGACAGTTAGTTGGTGCTTCTGGGCGAGAGGGAAGCTGGCGCATGCTGAATGGATCCACGTGGCCTGATCATTGTTCTTGTTGTCTCGTCTGACATCAGCGGCTAAGTGGAGATCGTGGAGCATATGGTGGCGCacgctgattggtgccacgtatgcGTCCTTGTGTACCTTCTTATCTCCTGTACGATTGTTAATCGTGGAGCATAATTGGATACAACCTGTTGGATGCTCATTGGTCCACtgctctgccacttgtacctttagTACTTGTCCTCCGCGTAGCCGGCGCAAGGTCCAGGAAGTGAGGGTTTTCATCCAATGAGCGAAGTGAGAAATCTGGTCTTGTGTTTATCCTGACCCCGTGCGGCCTTGGTTACACCTGATTAGCCGGCGCGAGGTAGGGAATACTACCAAATTAGTCTGGTAAGGGTATGGTCTCTTGCACGACCTGATTGGTCGGCGcaggatttgggaccataccccttcaggtaTGGAAATAACATatgaaatctgatgatgaaggaTGTGAAGCAAGTTTATTATTAACCAAGCCGAAAGGTATCGAGGTCTCATATACTTAGACTTTGCAAGTTCCAACATTGAGCCAAAGTATGAGGCCCTTATGTCCGGTTTGAAAGTGGCCTCGAAAATGACGATTGATGAATTTGAGGCATGTGTCTAGTGTTTTCAAAATTGGACTGGAACTAAACATGGAAACTAAGGAATGAGATGGTATTCAGACAAGGAGTTCCGAACTACGCAAAGACTTTGGATGAGATAAAATCGATGGCGTATCTTTGGATTAAGAATAGATCTAAAATGGGAATGTTAACATGGGAGGATTGGGGAAGATTTTGTTTTCGCTAGCTGGTGATATataagtatgtaatgtactggtgAATGCTATGTTTGTAATATTTGGTGGTAGCATCTTGCTACAAATAATAAAATTTtgtcggccgttcaaaaaaaaactaaacatgcAACGGTCCAATTAGGTGTATTAAACTGTTTCCCATTTGAACCGGGTGGTTTACCGGTTTGACCGGTGAACCAGGTGGTCGAATATTTAAGTCTTCATATTTTATTCATACTTTTGggtttttttaacattttttctttcaaaatctaatTTATTGTTAATTTAGAACCTGTGACTccatattttattaatataactCATATTTTGTTTTGTAATAGATATATGTATTAAgtcttaattattatattttatgacAACATCCGTTGGCAAAGATGGTTATGGTCTGACCTAGTTTTAGTAACATTGCATATGTGGATTCCATGTTGATAGCGAATCAAATCAAATATGCATACTAGGCAAAATAAGACTCTATGAAGCATTGATCAAAGAATTCATGTCTTGCATGGTCTAAAACATCGCGGAGCCAACATAAGAAGGCACATGCCCTGAGCTAGCTAGCTTTGGTTGTGTTTAGCCTCCTGGCTAGGAAGTCTTTGATCAACGTGGAGGTGTCGTACTTGAACATAATCTTCCAAACCACCTTGTGAGACACAACGTTAAATATTTGGAGGGAAAGCTAGCATTAGAATAAAAATGTGATAACATCTGGCCTCTCTCGTAACACCAATATTGTCCGATTTGCTTACAAGAAGTTCATGGATCTGTTTTTGGTTAGCCAACAAGATACTTCTTGGAGAACGCCTTTAAGGGTACAACTCCCTCCTGGCATGATTAACTATCGACTTCTCATCTCATCTCACCCACAGCCATTAGACCAAAAAGAATTGATGATACCTTATAAACCCAACATCTTACCTATCATTAGATGATATTGAATTTTCATAGTTTGGACTCATAATCCTCTAAGAGGCTTGCCCAATATGCCAAACAGGAATTGTAACACCATAGGCAAATCCCACATTGGTAGTGGACATAAGAGTTGCTAGGTTCATAAAGGATGTCAAACATCAAATATCATCAATACTTTTGGGCATGACAATTGTGGATGAGAGGAGAACTTCCTGGTAAATGTGCTTAGGTAGGAGTAAACCAAGACCAATGACATGGGAAGTGCCCACCTAGGAAACCAAAAACAAGTACCAGGGCTTCTTTTGGGCGCAAAGTAGATAATATTGGTGACAGGAGAGCCTAAATGATACAAATGGAACCAGAACACTCATGTCGTTTGGGATGGTCGGGCAAACCATCAACGATGATTATTCCCTAGGGTGTTCACAGGGATACTTTAGGAAAGTCCAATATCCCTGATTAACTAGGGCGGTGGGGCAAAGCTAATCGGGGATGATGAGTCCATAAGGGGGAGGGTGATTGCAACACCCTAACCAAATTCCACGTCAGTCGTGGACTAGAGAGATATCGAGTTCATGAGTAATCCATGACGTCAAATATCATTAAGGCGTTTTAGGTGATCTCCTAGGAATCCTCTTCCAAGCAAAGAGACCCAAATTAGTGAGCTCCTTGTAGTTGGCAATATTAGTTGTATTAAAGACCGAATGTTACACCGCTTATTTAGCATTGGTTCTTGGCTGCTCTTAAAAGTGCAATCGTACTGCAAGAATATTGTTCATGCATTCTAACAAGGTAAAGTATCGCCGAAGTATTATAGCTCTTTCTTCATATTGTAACATGTCAGACGAATAACTTATTATCATGGCTTGTCATTTTACGTGCTCATCATCCCACCTTCCATACATACTTTTAAATACTCAACCAGGTCAGATACTATAGTCATTCCCTAGCCTTTTGATTCATGTTGTAGATTGTCACCTGATGTTGTTGTGGATAAGAAGTTGGTTAGTGGAATAAATGCTACAAGAAGCTTTTGGTTCATTTAAAGAACAATTAATTTACTGATGCTACATGGGAAATTGGAAACGAGCTACAACTTCGTTTTCTAGACTTCAATACTTGAGGTCAAAGATGTTTTATCACGATAAGAAATATGGGGGTTAGGAACGTGAATTTCCATTTATTTATGCATGTTCATTTTTTATTAGTATGTTTCATTAGATTTTATTAACTGGCTTTACTTATGTCCATGAGTGTTGTTAAGTAGGCAAGTAGTGGGTAAGCTATGATCCTTGTATTTAATTCACGCACTTGTCTATCTTGTTCTTTATGCAACAAAGTATAACTTTCCTTTTCATGGCTTTCTTAATACTCTTTCATTGCTATTTGGTTTTATCGTAACACATTGGATGCAAAAAAGTTAGAGACTTTAGAGTCTATATATTTGGTTACTGCATGGCATCTATCTAATAAGTGTGAACTACAGGATATAAAGAACAAATGAATTATTGCAATTAGATCAAAACATAAACACGGATCAAAGGTTAAACAATGATATCGAATAAGACATAAACACAGATAAAAGGTTAAACAATGATATCGATCAAAACAAAAATACTAAACAATGATATCTAATAATTTTCGTTTGCAATTTTAATATTTTACATCCATTTCCTTTTGTAAAAAAATGTGTACTTTATAACTTCAACTTTGAATTCCTACCAACTGTGAATAGGCTAAGCGTACATTATAACGAAGCATGAGGACAATACTAAAGTTTGATAAAGAGGATAAAGTGGGAAAAAAGCTTTTTCATCCAGAGGACCGATTCATCACGCAGTGGAATAAAACTTTCTTATTATGTTCTGTGGTAGCATTGTCTTTGGATCCTGTATTCCTATATATTCCTATAATCAATGGCAAGAAGAAATGCCTTGATATGGACCGAACTTTGGCAATTGTTGTATGTGTTCTTCGTTCCATTGCTGACATATTATATGTATTTCACATCATTATCATGTTTCGGACCATGTGCCTTACTCCTTCTAACTTTGAATTTGGAAGAGGAGAATATATAGATAAACCTCGCTATGTGGCAAAACATTATCTAAAGTCTTATTTCATCATGGATATATTAGCTGCACTTCCCCTTCCACAGGTATGTCAGCTTTTTATTCTTATATTCCTTGTCATATTACAATAATATTATATAACCTTATGTAATCTTTGATACTTAAAATACACCTATAAGATATTTATGAATGGATTTAAGTGAGATAGTGACCGAAGAGGTGCAACTTGTTGTGATTCAAGGCATAGCGAAAACCAACACACAATGCACAAATGAATTAAACATGcagaaacataaaaagtaaaagcACACGATATAAGGCGGTTCAGTCACAGCGTGTGACCTACGTCCATGACTACAACTAGGGTTTTCTTATTCAGCTTATACCAAGATTACAATTACATATGAGGGTATTGATAGGTATATAAGTAGAGCTAATTACTTGGTAAACAAGAAACATATTTTGGCCCCTTAATTATAAATTAAAACCGACCCATCTCTTAGTCCACCATAGCACCCAAGACCATTATATGAGCCCACACCCGTAAAGCCTTCATAACCCAACAATCTCTTACTTCAAGGCTTTGCAGTATCCAAAGAACTTGCATCCAAGCAACACTGTATCAGTCGTTCCAATAATCTTCATAAATAAGTCCTCTTGGCCTTAGTTCCCAAGAACAAGTTATGACTTTATAAATTAAATCCAGTCATACTCCCTTAGTTGTAGTGTTCCCACGTTGAAGCTCCCCCAAGATCCAACTTACCATTCATACAAGACCAAGTCGTGGCTAACCCCACCACTTACCCATTTTCTATCTCAATTTTGGCATGCACAATCTGTCAGATCTAGAGATACATGAGAGATATATCTAGGACCATCCACACTCACCAATCATTCCCCAGGAGGGAATTTTTCACTTGGAATCTTGATCTTCAAAACCCAAAGGCTATTTGGAACTTAAGTTTGAACACGGCGTGTGTTCTCACTCTTACCAAATCACCTGATTGGTTAAAACCTTGTAATTCATTTAACTTGAATCCCCATAGCTCCAGGCTTCCCGTTTGCAAAATAAACTCTCACAACACCAGATTCAACGAACCAGACTTCGTCATGCTTGATCGAGATGATCATACTTCCCTTAGTAGGTACCTCAACCATATACGATGTTCCACGTTTCTTACCACGAGCAATAACCCAATTACCATCTATCAATTTCCATTTACGACCACCAAACATTACATCTGGTCCATGTTCATCAAATTGATCGACATTAATAAGCTTTGTCTTCAGACCTAGAATCATCCTAGCATTCTTCAATTCCATGTAGTTCGATATGGAGTTTTCAAATTGATATCTCCCATGCCCGTTACTTGAAGAATCTCTATATTCGCTAATCGTACCTTTCCAAGTCACCATGTTTTAGATTCATCACTTGTTCTCCGTTGTGCGTGGCATGAAATAAAGCTCCTAAATCCATGACCTAAGAATCCCCAGCAAAACTATTCAAATATTTCTTCTTTGCCTTTAGACACTAACTCCTAACATGCCCCACCTCGTTGCAGCTACAACACTTTAAACTTTTTCGAGATCTAGACGATCTATTTCCCCGACACTGTCCCTTCTATTCCTTCTACTTCTACCAACATGAAACATCTTTGAAGAAGATGATCCATATTGATTCCTGTGTCTGATATCCTTGCCAAGGTCCAAATCTCTAATCCCTTTAAATGTCAtagcatttgttccacaaaacttGTAACAACAATAACTATCACGGACCAGCTATCAAGCAATAACTCAAGCAATAATACATCTTGAATCCCATCACTGAATTTAATTCCCATAGAGCTTAACATGGACATAAGTGAATTCAGATTGTTAATGTGTTCCGTCACTAAGCTCCCTTCTTTCATCATTGTCATAACCAACTCCTTCATCAAGAATACTTTATTATCAACGGACAGTTTCTCATACGTTTTTGATATAGCCAACAGCGTACCACGAGTCGTGGCTTTTTTCATGATGTTAAATGCAACATTCTTCATCAAAGACAACATAATAACCGCTCTGGCTTTCTTGTCCTTTGATTCCCAATCGGTTTCTCTAGCATTATCCGTTTTCTTCGGATTATCCTCTAGTACCACATCCAAGTTTATTAGACAGATCAATGCTTCTAATTGCATTTGCACCAACTGAAATCAGAATTGTTGAACTTAATAATGTGTACCTTCCCGTCTTCAACCATCACAATAGCAAACAAGAAGAAGATCAAGACAATGAATAGACACATTAATGGCATATATGAGCCTAAACTTGACGTATGTTTTACTAAATGCTAGCAATTAAACTGATGCGCTCTTGCAAAAACCTTGCAGACAAATCAAAACCTCAATGCTGAACTTCACAAGACCCGATTCCTCAAACCCCAGTTGATTAATAACAGTCAAACAAGAACTCAGAAAAAAAAACCCTATCCTTAACCTAATAAACTTACTTCAAACTGGCGACTAACGAATTAAACACGTGGAAAtagaaaaagataaaaacaaacgACAATAGAACGTGATTCGGTCTTGGTGGGTGACCTACATCCACGACCGCATTTAGAAATTTCTTATTCAGCTCATACCAAGATTATAATTACATATCAAGGTATTTATAGGTAAATAACTAGGCTAATTACTTGGTAAACAGGAAACATAATTAGGGCCTTTAACTATTTTTTAGAACCGGCTCATCCCTTTTATTTCCTCCCAATCGACTGAAACATCCAAGACCACCATATGAGCTGAACCCCATAAAGCCTTCAGAACCCAACATAGCTGCGCATACAAATCCATCAAAGAGGAATAAAGAatattattttgatttttttttcatttatagaTGCTGTTAGCTTATGATGTAAAAAACAGAAAcaaacattaatttttttttcttaaaaattcATGAACGTTATAAAATGTCCAACCAAAACTATACAGACCATATACAAAGACCGTACACATTACAACATAATAAGAACAAGCTACAGACCAAAAAACTGCACCAACACCTTTAACTATTTTTTAAAACCGACTCATCCCTTTTATTTCCTCCCAGTCGACTGAAACATCCAAGACCACCATATGAGCTCAACCCCATAAAGCCTTCATAACCCAACATAGCTGCGCACACAAATCCATCAAAGAGGAAATAAGAatattattttgatttttttcatTTATAGATGCTGTTAGCTTGTGATGTAAAAAACAGAAACAaacattcatttttttttcttaaaagatCACGAACGTTATAAAATGtctattatataatatatttatgaTTTATGATGCGTGTGTGCAGTTTGTAgtttttgtaatcatcaatagTCTAGATGGGCCATCCTCAGTTTCGAAGGAAAATCTATTGAAATTCATCATCTTCTCTCAGTATTTCCTTCGAGTTATACAGACTTCCTTGTTCTATCAGAAAGTGACCAAAACTTCTGGTTTCGTCATTGAAAAAGCATGGGCTGGAGCTGCTTTTAACTTCTTTCTCTATGTGCTTGCTAGCCATGTAAGTATTATTTCATCTAGTCCAAGTTATAATACAAAAAAAGATATATGCTtcgtgaaaaatatatatatgttggATCTTTTCTTTTTCTCTAGATGAATATCCCATGTATTTTTCTCAATTTAGAATTTATCCACAATCTACCTAGCAAAATATGAATGCtccataaatatatattttttttggagTTTTCCTTTACTCCATGAATTCCATGCAATGTCTGGATGGAAAAAGGTCAATATAAAATGTGTGAGACTAAATCTTCAAGATTGCTTGGTGTGGGTCAGTcacagaaaaaaaaacaaaagaaaaaaaaagaaacaataaAGATTTATTGATGTTATTAAGAAATTTATGCATTTTATTCTACTAATGGCAACAAAGATTTTTATTTGTAAACAGGTGGTTGGAGCCCTTTGGTACTTGTTTGCAATAGAAAGTGAAATGAGATGCTGGCGTAGTGCATGTAAAAGGCATAAATGTAACTCAAATTATTTATATTGCGGAAAAGACCATGTGAAAAATTACGGATTCCTCAAAACTTCATGTCCACTTCTTGAAAGGAATGATATTAAAGATTCAACAAACTTTGATTTTGGCATATTCCTTGATGCTCTTCAAATTCGTATTTTAGAAACGAGGGACTTTCGGCAGAAAATTTTGTATTGTTCGTTGTGGGGTTTGCAAAGCCTAAGGTTAGTACTCACAATGTATCTTATATCAATCTGCGAACTTCAATGATGCACATTTTTCTTGGAGAGGCATCTAAATGAGCTAGAGAATTAACAAAAAATTGATTTATAAACAAGCTCTTTAGCAATTAAAATCAGTGTGATGAGCTTTTGGTTCGTATGGTTATAAGTAGATCAAAGTTCAATCATGAAAATAATAAAGGTTTGGCATATCATCCTTAAGCTTAATAAATGTCCTCTTTGGATACAGCTCTCTTGGTCAAGGTCTTAAAGCAAGCACATTCTATGGGGAAATTCTTTTTGCTGACTTTGTTGCTGTCATTGGGTTGGTTCTCTTTGCTTTGCTGATCGGCAATATGCAGGTTAGTTAATTTACCTATTTATTGTTCATGTTTCATTGTTCTTAGGTTTGGTTACTATCTAGAAAACCTTAATTCCATTCTTTACTCCAATTACGAGCCATTGCTATTTTGGAGAATATGCTATCTTGGATCCTAATCCAAAATAAAGTAAAATTATGGTCCCAAAGTAAATCCTAATCCAACTTCTATGTATACAACCCCTATGTAGTTATAGATATCGGTGACAAATTTCAGATTCCTCAAAACTTCATGTCCTCTTCTTGAAAGGAATGATATTAAAGATTCAACAAACTTTGATTTTGGCATATTCCTTGACGCTCTTCAAACTCGTATTTTAGAAACGAGCGACTTTCGCCAGAAAATTTTGCCAAACAGTGATAGTTTACTCAAGAATAATTGCCAAATGTGTTTAATAAGGTACTTGGGCAGGATCTATTTGTTGGAAACCTAACTAATCAAGAAATCCTTAAGGTTTCTATATTTGGTATTTTATTATTATGTAATTTAAGAAAGTCAAAGATGTAAAAATCAAACCGGTTAGATTAGTTGACGATGATAACCGCCAAAACTCAGAGGTATAAATACCCTTCTCATGTACGTCGATTGTGTGTGTGAATATATTGTGTGTTTTGGTGTGTGTATATTTTGGTATTCACCATGTTCTTCACGGGTCTGCACGACCATGTGCAgaacccatattcgttccatCCAAATCTTTCCAATTGATCATTAATCCTGGGCAATACAATTCAGTTTGTTAAGATCAAGGCTGGGGGTCATGAGGATTTGAATTAAATGGGGacattaaaatttaaattaaaatattGGATAGTTGTTAATAGCAGTTGGAGTCATGTAGTCAAGCATCGGAGTCATGGAGTTATGAATGTTCTGGAAAGGACGATTTAAGTCTTTAGAGTCGTTAGGAAATTGGGCCGTGCGTTACTGAAAGTTTGTTTAATCTATTTCCTAGCTTATATTAACATTATGTAAGCAGTAGCAAGTAATATAATATAGTGAACCAGTTCCAACAATACTTGTGTATTAGACTGTGATATTCCAACAA encodes:
- the LOC110926513 gene encoding cyclic nucleotide-gated ion channel 1 isoform X1, translating into MRTILKFDKEDKVGKKLFHPEDRFITQWNKTFLLCSVVALSLDPVFLYIPIINGKKKCLDMDRTLAIVVCVLRSIADILYVFHIIIMFRTMCLTPSNFEFGRGEYIDKPRYVAKHYLKSYFIMDILAALPLPQFVVFVIINSLDGPSSVSKENLLKFIIFSQYFLRVIQTSLFYQKVTKTSGFVIEKAWAGAAFNFFLYVLASHVVGALWYLFAIESEMRCWRSACKRHKCNSNYLYCGKDHVKNYGFLKTSCPLLERNDIKDSTNFDFGIFLDALQIRILETRDFRQKILYCSLWGLQSLSSLGQGLKASTFYGEILFADFVAVIGLVLFALLIGNMQKYLQSLSNLTHRMEEMKEKWREAEDLMSHMSLPDALRQRVRRDKQYKWKITLGVELDTFFRDLPQDLRRDIKRHLCLTLLKRVPVFKQMDDILLDAVCDRLKQVLYTQNSFIVRRGEPASEMLFITRGEVEVERYITDEGTFAYFNARNLKAGDYFGEELLTWVSDPRSQLPFYTRTVQALTDVQAFALVADDLLFVASQFSSFHSRRVQYAFRFCSQQWRTWAACYIQTAWRTHCKRKREKMYNA